A region from the Achromobacter seleniivolatilans genome encodes:
- a CDS encoding putative bifunctional diguanylate cyclase/phosphodiesterase, whose protein sequence is MILDNSDVMYRHLVQGVVDYAIYMLRPDGIVANWNAGAQRAKGYTQEEIVGRHFSCFYSAEDQAAGLPQHGLDTARDKGRFEAEGWRLRKDGSTFWAHVVIDAICDDNGVLIGYAKVTRDNTERRERELQLLKAKELAEHYNAELTSTSSFLEAVVSHIPSCVLVLDGVSRSILLANRQAEATFGGSRADMQGKTAQQCLPAPVCEFFERLTNEALRSDGGMREEEEELATARGTRTLRTKTLVFHSNDPRSRYVLLISDDVTDENAAHAQVRYMAHHDTLTGMPNRRLFREQLLKALNSRGGDRTTAVLCLDLDNFKSVNDTLGHPYGDELLRLLAKRLPKSLREQDTLARLGGDEFAVVLPNIGKKDDVRQMAERLIDAVRQPFEIDGHTVPISVSIGIALAESQDTSADHLLRYADMALYEAKRNGRNCLAFFKPEMETAALKRHEVEMDLRQAIMFQQLQLHYQPIMDVSHVRIVGREALMRWQHPVKGLIMPIDFIPIAEETGLIHELGAFTLHEACVEAMRWDDHETVAVNLSASQFTNGALVSLVESALTQSGLPARRLELEITESVLLANSAANLNTLNRLKALGVKVALDDFGTGYSSLGYLRSFEFDKIKIDKSFTQDVESSKEALAIIRAINGIGRSLDIPTTAEGVETTEQLDRLTQEGCSHFQGYLLGRPVSHDTPSDESV, encoded by the coding sequence ATGATCCTCGACAATTCCGACGTCATGTACCGGCACCTTGTGCAGGGCGTCGTCGACTACGCCATCTATATGCTGCGTCCAGACGGTATCGTCGCCAACTGGAATGCGGGCGCACAGCGCGCCAAGGGCTACACGCAAGAAGAAATTGTAGGGCGGCACTTTTCGTGCTTCTACAGCGCAGAAGACCAAGCTGCGGGCCTGCCCCAGCATGGCTTGGATACCGCCCGGGACAAGGGCCGCTTCGAGGCCGAAGGATGGCGCCTGCGCAAAGACGGCTCGACCTTCTGGGCGCATGTTGTGATTGACGCGATCTGCGACGACAACGGCGTCCTGATCGGCTATGCCAAGGTCACGCGCGACAACACTGAGCGCCGCGAACGCGAGCTGCAATTGCTGAAAGCCAAGGAACTGGCCGAACACTACAACGCAGAGCTGACTTCGACGTCCAGTTTCCTGGAAGCCGTGGTGTCGCACATCCCTTCGTGCGTGCTCGTGTTGGATGGCGTATCCCGCAGCATCCTGCTCGCCAACCGGCAGGCCGAAGCGACCTTTGGCGGCAGCCGCGCCGACATGCAGGGCAAGACCGCGCAGCAATGCCTGCCTGCGCCCGTCTGCGAATTCTTCGAGCGGCTCACCAACGAGGCCTTGCGTTCTGATGGCGGCATGCGTGAAGAGGAAGAGGAATTGGCCACGGCGCGCGGAACGCGCACTCTGCGCACCAAAACACTGGTCTTCCACAGCAACGACCCGCGGTCCCGGTATGTGCTGCTGATCTCCGACGACGTCACGGACGAGAACGCCGCCCACGCGCAGGTGCGCTACATGGCGCACCACGACACCTTGACGGGTATGCCGAATCGCCGGCTGTTCCGCGAACAGTTGCTCAAGGCCTTGAATAGCCGTGGCGGTGATCGCACGACAGCGGTGCTGTGCCTGGATCTGGACAATTTCAAGAGCGTCAACGACACGCTGGGCCATCCCTACGGCGACGAACTGCTGCGCCTGTTGGCCAAGCGCTTGCCCAAGTCCCTGCGTGAGCAGGACACGCTGGCGCGGCTGGGTGGCGATGAGTTCGCCGTCGTCCTGCCCAACATCGGCAAGAAAGACGATGTGCGTCAAATGGCCGAACGCTTGATCGACGCGGTGCGCCAGCCCTTCGAGATTGACGGCCATACCGTACCCATCAGCGTCAGCATCGGTATCGCGCTGGCCGAATCCCAGGACACTTCGGCCGATCACTTGCTGCGCTACGCCGACATGGCCTTGTACGAGGCCAAACGCAATGGCCGCAACTGCCTGGCCTTCTTCAAGCCCGAGATGGAAACCGCCGCGCTCAAGCGCCACGAAGTCGAGATGGACTTGCGCCAGGCCATCATGTTCCAGCAGCTGCAATTGCACTACCAGCCGATCATGGACGTGAGCCACGTACGCATCGTGGGCCGCGAAGCGCTGATGCGCTGGCAGCACCCCGTCAAGGGTCTCATCATGCCCATCGACTTCATTCCCATTGCGGAAGAAACCGGGCTGATTCATGAGCTGGGCGCCTTCACCTTGCACGAAGCCTGCGTAGAAGCCATGCGCTGGGACGATCACGAAACCGTGGCGGTCAACCTGTCGGCCAGCCAGTTCACCAATGGCGCGCTGGTGTCGCTGGTGGAATCGGCGCTGACTCAATCCGGCCTGCCGGCGCGCCGTTTGGAATTGGAGATTACGGAATCCGTGCTGCTGGCTAATTCGGCCGCCAATCTGAATACGCTTAACCGGCTGAAAGCGCTGGGAGTGAAGGTTGCGCTGGATGACTTCGGTACTGGCTATTCATCGCTGGGCTATTTGCGCAGCTTTGAATTCGACAAGATCAAGATCGACAAATCATTTACGCAGGATGTGGAATCCAGCAAGGAAGCGCTGGCCATTATCCGTGCGATCAATGGCATTGGACGCAGCTTGGACATACCCACCACGGCCGAAGGCGTAGAAACGACGGAGCAGCTGGACCGGCTGACGCAAGAAGGCTGCTCGCACTTTCAGGGGTATTTGCTGGGGCGGCCGGTATCTCACGATACGCCCTCAGACGAGTCCGTTTAG
- a CDS encoding DUF1059 domain-containing protein — MTRKYIDCREYPSELNCSVSLAADSDGELLEAAVQHATTVHKHSDTPELRTQLKSMFREGTPPADAPKSA, encoded by the coding sequence ATGACACGCAAATACATAGACTGCCGCGAGTATCCGAGCGAGTTGAATTGTTCGGTTTCCTTGGCCGCGGATTCCGATGGCGAACTGCTGGAAGCCGCCGTGCAGCATGCCACCACCGTGCACAAACACTCAGACACGCCCGAGTTGCGCACGCAGCTCAAGTCGATGTTCCGCGAGGGCACGCCCCCGGCTGACGCGCCCAAAAGCGCGTGA
- a CDS encoding EAL domain-containing protein: protein MMSALGFLAGLAAGRLIELHQADDRLARHNSRLLAHSIRVAQESQRLIAAATHSADQCSESDIATLRVLLFNATFLRDIGRLRDGMLVCSAAWGVLSWPHDMPPETFTTRSGVKLWVGAANIIDRRIIGDMAARGDVVVFTAPGAFDGFPEAGSGIDAKVLTSDGAHVFRRFGRTDGLELFLGESPSAHSLRAERVISECAAPGTFDMCAVSRVQSQDWFLLPALTLALTGALAGGLLAGLCVLWRQQSKSERAALRKAIRSGDIQVRYQPLRDLATRRLAGVEALARWRARDGEAVPPTVFVPLAEEMGLGRSLSRLVTTQALRDLSARLRAASAFYVSINVSAADLQDDAYADFLLRSVNEQGIAPQRVALEITEGSPLSDSHVLAMIRTLRRQGFMIFIDDFGTGNSNLNYLAEMQADAIKLDRRFTQAIGAEQAGTLIIDHVIDISRELGIGLIVEGIETEAQAQYLSARQPATIGQGWLLGRAVAADEIPLV from the coding sequence ATGATGTCGGCGCTAGGTTTCCTGGCGGGGTTGGCAGCAGGACGCCTGATTGAACTGCACCAGGCCGACGACCGGCTGGCCCGGCATAACTCGCGTCTCTTGGCCCATTCCATTCGTGTGGCCCAAGAGAGCCAACGCCTGATCGCTGCCGCCACGCACAGCGCTGACCAGTGTTCAGAGTCCGACATTGCGACCCTGCGGGTGCTGTTGTTCAACGCCACCTTTCTGCGCGATATCGGCCGGCTCCGTGACGGCATGCTGGTGTGCTCGGCGGCTTGGGGGGTACTGTCCTGGCCGCATGACATGCCGCCTGAAACTTTCACTACGCGTAGCGGCGTGAAACTCTGGGTGGGGGCGGCCAATATCATTGACCGCCGGATCATCGGAGACATGGCCGCACGTGGCGATGTGGTGGTGTTCACGGCGCCCGGCGCATTCGATGGCTTTCCAGAGGCCGGTTCTGGCATTGATGCCAAGGTGTTGACTAGCGATGGCGCGCACGTCTTCCGGCGTTTTGGCCGGACGGATGGTCTGGAGCTGTTCTTGGGCGAAAGCCCCTCGGCGCATAGCCTGCGAGCCGAACGTGTCATCAGCGAATGCGCCGCGCCCGGCACATTCGACATGTGCGCCGTGTCCCGGGTCCAGTCTCAAGACTGGTTTCTGTTGCCGGCATTGACTCTTGCGTTGACCGGCGCGCTGGCCGGTGGCTTGCTCGCCGGTTTGTGCGTGCTGTGGCGCCAGCAATCAAAAAGCGAACGTGCCGCGTTGCGCAAGGCCATCCGCTCTGGCGATATTCAGGTCCGCTATCAGCCCCTGCGGGACCTGGCGACGCGCCGCCTGGCCGGCGTCGAGGCGTTGGCGCGCTGGCGCGCGCGCGACGGCGAAGCCGTGCCGCCGACGGTGTTTGTGCCCTTGGCGGAAGAGATGGGCCTGGGCCGCAGCCTGTCACGCCTGGTGACCACGCAAGCCTTGCGCGACCTGAGTGCCCGCTTGCGCGCCGCTTCCGCGTTTTACGTCAGCATCAACGTGTCGGCAGCCGACTTGCAAGATGATGCGTACGCCGATTTTCTGTTGCGCTCAGTGAACGAACAAGGCATAGCGCCGCAACGTGTCGCGTTGGAAATCACCGAGGGGTCGCCGCTGTCCGATAGCCATGTTCTGGCCATGATCAGAACGCTGCGCCGGCAGGGCTTCATGATCTTCATCGACGACTTCGGCACTGGCAATTCCAACCTGAATTATCTGGCCGAAATGCAGGCCGATGCGATCAAGCTGGACCGCCGGTTCACACAAGCGATCGGAGCCGAACAGGCGGGCACGTTAATCATCGATCACGTCATCGATATCTCGCGCGAGCTGGGTATCGGGCTGATCGTGGAAGGAATAGAAACAGAAGCGCAGGCGCAGTATCTGTCGGCGCGCCAACCCGCGACGATAGGCCAGGGCTGGTTGCTGGGGCGGGCGGTGGCAGCGGACGAGATTCCGCTGGTTTAG
- a CDS encoding ornithine cyclodeaminase, with product MTTLLTTSDVAKIVALQGPRKVFTDLLDYVLADFLRWQEFDKCARVASHSATGVIELMPTADNELYSFKFVNGHPDNPQAGLSTVMAFGALAHVSTGEPLLISELTLTTALRTAVTSALAARALARPDSRSMALIGNGAQAEFQALAFHYILGIDTLHVYDVDPDATSKLESNLASVVPGLRIVRFASTAQAVKGVDIVTTVTADKAYATILTGDMIEPGMHINALGGDCPGKTELHADVLRAGPVFVEYEPQTRIEGDLQQMPADFAVTELWRVLTGQSAGRQRPDEVTIFDSVGFALEDFSALRWLRDSAVKHDIGIRIEVAPQLQDPKNLFNVVRMARNGQSALVQS from the coding sequence ATGACGACTCTGCTGACGACTTCGGACGTAGCAAAAATTGTGGCCTTGCAAGGCCCCCGCAAGGTTTTTACCGACCTGCTGGACTATGTGCTGGCGGACTTTCTGCGATGGCAGGAATTCGATAAATGCGCCCGTGTAGCCAGCCATTCCGCCACCGGCGTCATTGAATTGATGCCCACCGCCGACAACGAGCTCTACAGCTTCAAGTTCGTAAACGGCCACCCCGACAATCCCCAGGCAGGTTTGTCCACCGTGATGGCTTTCGGCGCCCTGGCGCATGTCAGCACGGGCGAACCGTTGCTGATCAGCGAACTGACGCTGACCACCGCCTTGCGCACCGCCGTCACTTCAGCGCTGGCCGCCCGCGCATTGGCCCGGCCGGACTCGCGTTCCATGGCCTTGATTGGCAATGGCGCACAGGCGGAATTCCAGGCGCTGGCCTTCCACTACATCCTGGGTATCGACACCTTGCACGTCTACGACGTTGATCCCGACGCCACGAGCAAGCTGGAAAGCAACCTGGCATCTGTCGTGCCCGGCTTGCGCATCGTGCGCTTTGCCAGCACGGCGCAGGCGGTCAAGGGTGTGGATATCGTGACCACGGTCACGGCGGACAAGGCTTACGCCACCATTCTTACCGGCGACATGATTGAACCCGGCATGCACATCAATGCGCTGGGCGGCGATTGCCCGGGCAAGACGGAACTGCATGCAGACGTGCTGCGCGCGGGCCCGGTGTTTGTGGAATACGAACCGCAGACGCGGATCGAAGGCGATTTGCAGCAAATGCCGGCGGACTTCGCGGTGACGGAGTTGTGGCGCGTCCTGACCGGCCAAAGCGCCGGACGCCAACGGCCTGATGAGGTCACGATTTTCGATTCGGTTGGATTTGCGTTGGAAGATTTCTCGGCGTTGCGGTGGCTGCGCGATAGTGCTGTCAAGCATGACATCGGCATCCGCATTGAAGTCGCGCCGCAGTTGCAAGACCCCAAGAACCTGTTCAATGTGGTGCGCATGGCCCGTAACGGCCAATCCGCTCTGGTGCAGAGTTAA